A genomic window from Clostridium aceticum includes:
- the lipB gene encoding lipoyl(octanoyl) transferase LipB — protein sequence MEKVSFMNLGKLKYEKALSIQNQLFEYAKDHKEAAGFFIILEHEPVFTIGREGGLENLLYTQEVMKARGIDIYETNRGGNITYHGPGQIVGYPILDLSKFNKDLRWYVDAIEEMIIKTLKKIDIVGGRKKKHRGVWVMDHKLCAVGIRVKNWITMHGFALNYNTDLDYFKLIHPCGITEFGVTSITSINKDIKKEMVIEALKTSFEEVMHCHLVGDKIKEVAYKNDEDKTIMVD from the coding sequence ATGGAAAAAGTATCTTTTATGAATTTAGGGAAATTGAAATATGAGAAGGCACTAAGCATCCAAAACCAGCTGTTTGAATATGCCAAAGATCATAAAGAGGCAGCAGGTTTTTTTATAATTCTTGAACATGAGCCTGTGTTTACGATTGGAAGAGAAGGAGGCCTTGAGAACCTGCTTTATACGCAGGAAGTAATGAAGGCAAGAGGAATAGATATTTATGAAACCAATAGAGGAGGAAATATTACCTACCACGGGCCTGGGCAAATAGTGGGGTATCCCATTTTAGATTTATCAAAGTTTAATAAAGACCTCCGATGGTATGTGGATGCCATAGAGGAAATGATTATAAAAACCTTGAAAAAAATAGACATTGTTGGAGGGAGAAAGAAAAAACACAGAGGTGTTTGGGTCATGGATCATAAATTATGTGCAGTAGGGATACGTGTAAAGAATTGGATTACCATGCACGGGTTTGCTTTGAATTATAATACAGATTTAGATTATTTTAAACTGATTCATCCCTGCGGCATCACAGAATTTGGTGTGACTTCTATAACATCTATCAACAAGGATATAAAAAAGGAGATGGTGATAGAAGCACTAAAAACTAGCTTTGAAGAGGTGATGCATTGTCATTTAGTGGGGGATAAAATAAAGGAGGTAGCATATAAAAATGATGAAGACAAGACCATCATGGTTGACTAA
- a CDS encoding 2,3-butanediol dehydrogenase produces the protein MKAAVWYGKKDVRIMEVPEPPAPGKGKVKIKVQWCGICGSDLHEYLAGPIFIPTEPHPLTGDTAPIILGHEFSGEIVEIGPGVEGFKVGDRVAPDACQVCHICNPCKIGKYNVCEKLAFTGLMTNGAFAEYVVVPDYTLYKIPDNMTYETAALLEPISVGIHAVRQAPILQGENVVIFGAGAIGLATLQAVRAAGASKIYVVEVAKARKAYAKQMGATEVLDPNEVDIRKKIKEVTKGVGTDVVFECIGSEKVTPLAVEVARTGGKIVVVGVYEKETSLNFNSIVFKDKHIIGSLAYAGDFEIAIDLMNDGRIQADPLITGKIKIDDLVEKGFNELVHRKEENIKILVTPW, from the coding sequence ATGAAGGCAGCAGTATGGTATGGAAAAAAAGATGTTAGAATCATGGAGGTACCTGAGCCGCCAGCACCAGGCAAGGGTAAAGTAAAAATTAAAGTCCAATGGTGTGGTATATGCGGTTCAGATCTACACGAGTATTTAGCAGGGCCTATTTTTATTCCAACAGAACCCCACCCATTAACAGGGGATACGGCTCCTATCATTCTTGGGCATGAGTTTTCGGGAGAGATTGTTGAAATAGGACCAGGCGTTGAAGGTTTCAAAGTAGGCGACAGAGTTGCACCCGATGCATGTCAAGTTTGTCATATCTGCAATCCCTGCAAAATTGGAAAGTATAACGTTTGTGAAAAACTAGCTTTTACCGGCTTGATGACAAATGGCGCCTTTGCAGAGTATGTTGTTGTTCCTGATTATACTCTCTATAAAATTCCAGACAATATGACCTATGAAACAGCAGCCCTACTGGAACCGATTTCTGTAGGAATTCATGCAGTACGGCAAGCACCAATTCTCCAGGGGGAAAACGTTGTGATATTCGGGGCAGGAGCAATTGGCTTAGCCACACTTCAGGCAGTTCGTGCTGCAGGTGCCAGCAAAATATATGTGGTGGAAGTAGCGAAGGCTAGAAAAGCTTATGCAAAGCAAATGGGAGCCACTGAAGTCCTTGATCCAAATGAGGTGGATATTAGGAAGAAAATTAAAGAAGTCACTAAGGGTGTAGGAACAGATGTGGTTTTTGAATGTATTGGCAGTGAAAAGGTAACCCCTCTAGCTGTGGAAGTGGCTAGGACAGGTGGGAAAATTGTAGTAGTCGGTGTTTATGAAAAAGAAACCAGCCTGAATTTCAACAGTATTGTATTTAAAGATAAGCATATTATTGGTTCCTTGGCTTATGCTGGAGATTTTGAAATTGCAATTGATCTAATGAATGATGGACGTATTCAGGCGGATCCCTTAATTACCGGAAAAATCAAAATAGATGATTTAGTAGAAAAGGGGTTCAACGAATTAGTTCATCGTAAGGAGGAAAATATTAAAATTTTGGTCACGCCTTGGTAG
- a CDS encoding Lin0512 family protein, translated as MWKRYIVELGWGADLHGQDVTKAAERAVKDAISKSCLCGLKEILEVADLNEVGVHVTIAAPYPEKVEAEKVIKVLPIGKKSIEIVKGGMEVPGLCVEEFGDLKDSIVIANACVEVKVSCENSIPAKK; from the coding sequence ATGTGGAAGCGATATATCGTTGAGTTAGGCTGGGGAGCAGATCTGCATGGACAGGATGTAACAAAGGCGGCTGAAAGAGCTGTAAAGGATGCAATCTCTAAAAGCTGTCTTTGTGGTTTGAAAGAGATACTGGAAGTCGCAGATCTTAACGAAGTAGGTGTACATGTCACGATTGCTGCACCTTATCCAGAAAAAGTAGAGGCAGAAAAGGTGATAAAGGTTCTACCCATAGGTAAGAAGTCAATAGAAATCGTGAAGGGAGGGATGGAAGTACCAGGACTTTGTGTGGAGGAATTTGGAGATTTAAAAGATAGTATAGTGATTGCGAATGCATGCGTAGAAGTAAAGGTGTCTTGTGAAAACTCTATACCAGCTAAAAAATGA
- a CDS encoding sigma-54-dependent Fis family transcriptional regulator, translating into MLHRTSSSRRLNIKQAWNKFVLSGKVEESYVRDVIADSWLRCYNMGVNHRDGYCQDLLPKEEIQQYIQEKKQLIDIAKPIMKTLSKCVEGSSFIVVLANEKGFILESMGDPDVLAMTKTINFLPGGDWSEECVGTNAIGTTLAINSPIQVSGEEHYCSKHHIWACSAAPIHDSFGNVIGCLDMSCSIGREHSKDLGMVVAAVRAIENQLHKEETQGQLFAAHKHLTTVLNTISEGIMSIDKDFVITHVNPALSKIIGMLPSHMIGKQINSIFEDCYHIKKVLETGKACLEDEVRIDVLNQHIHCTLEANPIKDKSMQVVGAVVIFREIKQVHQIVNKMAATQARFRFRDIVGKSDKVQETIRKAKIAAKSPSTVLLLGESGTGKEVFAQTIHNSSERKDAPFIAVNCAAMPRELIQSELFGYCEGAFTGAKRGGRPGKFELADGGTLLLDEIGDMPIDMQVNLLRVLQEKNVVRVGGDKPIPIDVRVIAATNKNLSLEVEKGIFRKDLFYRLNVVTINIPPLKERYGDITLFVEYFLQKMSLKLGKEISQVDAEVMEILNHYHWPGNVRELENVLEYAINMVEGNSMTKECLPYYLNTAEVKIKKEEELFTLAELECNAIRKALKTFDGNITQVAQSLGIARNTLYEKMKKYKIKK; encoded by the coding sequence ATGTTACATAGAACAAGTAGTTCTAGAAGGCTAAATATAAAACAGGCATGGAATAAATTCGTATTGTCGGGAAAAGTGGAAGAAAGTTATGTGCGTGATGTTATAGCTGATTCGTGGCTTCGTTGCTATAATATGGGAGTAAATCACCGGGACGGCTATTGTCAAGATTTGTTACCTAAAGAGGAAATCCAACAATACATTCAAGAAAAAAAACAGCTTATAGATATTGCAAAACCTATTATGAAAACTTTATCTAAGTGCGTAGAAGGCTCTAGTTTTATTGTTGTGTTGGCCAATGAAAAAGGCTTCATACTGGAATCTATGGGAGACCCAGATGTTTTAGCAATGACAAAGACCATCAACTTTCTCCCTGGGGGAGATTGGTCTGAAGAGTGCGTTGGTACCAATGCTATAGGAACTACACTGGCGATTAATAGCCCCATACAGGTTTCGGGAGAGGAACACTACTGTAGTAAACATCATATTTGGGCTTGCTCTGCTGCCCCTATACATGATTCCTTCGGAAATGTCATTGGTTGTTTAGATATGTCCTGCTCAATAGGACGAGAACATTCAAAGGATTTAGGTATGGTTGTTGCGGCAGTAAGAGCTATAGAAAATCAACTGCATAAGGAAGAAACGCAAGGACAACTATTTGCGGCACACAAGCACTTAACTACTGTGTTGAATACAATTTCAGAAGGTATTATGTCCATTGATAAGGATTTTGTTATAACACATGTAAACCCAGCCTTGTCTAAAATTATAGGTATGCTTCCAAGTCATATGATCGGAAAACAGATCAACAGTATTTTTGAGGACTGCTATCATATCAAGAAGGTTTTAGAAACAGGCAAAGCTTGTTTAGAAGACGAAGTTAGGATAGATGTACTGAATCAACATATTCACTGTACATTAGAAGCCAACCCTATAAAGGATAAATCGATGCAGGTTGTGGGAGCAGTGGTGATTTTTCGAGAGATTAAACAAGTACATCAGATTGTAAATAAGATGGCAGCTACTCAGGCAAGATTTCGCTTCAGAGATATTGTTGGAAAGAGTGATAAAGTTCAAGAGACGATTAGAAAAGCAAAAATAGCTGCTAAAAGTCCATCTACAGTTTTATTATTGGGAGAAAGCGGTACGGGTAAAGAGGTTTTTGCACAGACAATCCATAATTCCAGCGAGCGTAAAGATGCCCCTTTTATAGCTGTGAACTGTGCTGCTATGCCTAGAGAACTGATACAAAGTGAGCTTTTCGGTTATTGTGAGGGGGCCTTTACCGGTGCTAAACGGGGAGGAAGACCAGGAAAATTTGAATTAGCTGATGGTGGTACATTGCTATTAGACGAAATAGGAGATATGCCTATTGATATGCAGGTGAATCTACTAAGGGTTTTGCAAGAAAAAAATGTAGTAAGGGTAGGGGGCGATAAGCCAATTCCTATCGACGTCCGTGTCATTGCTGCTACGAATAAAAACTTAAGTTTAGAAGTAGAAAAAGGCATTTTTCGTAAAGACCTGTTTTATCGATTAAATGTTGTTACCATTAATATTCCACCTTTAAAAGAAAGGTATGGAGATATTACGTTGTTTGTTGAATATTTTCTTCAAAAGATGTCACTTAAGTTAGGGAAGGAAATTTCACAGGTTGATGCTGAAGTGATGGAAATTTTAAATCATTATCATTGGCCAGGGAATGTTAGAGAGCTGGAGAATGTATTAGAATATGCTATCAATATGGTAGAAGGGAATAGTATGACAAAGGAATGTTTACCTTATTACCTTAACACGGCAGAGGTAAAAATAAAGAAAGAAGAGGAGCTTTTTACGCTTGCAGAACTAGAGTGTAATGCAATCAGAAAAGCGCTAAAAACATTTGATGGTAATATCACGCAGGTAGCTCAATCCCTGGGCATTGCTCGAAATACCCTTTACGAAAAAATGAAAAAATATAAAATAAAAAAATAA
- the truA gene encoding tRNA pseudouridine(38-40) synthase TruA, which translates to MRNIKLIIEYDGSRYSGWQRLKGADETIQGKLEGVLTQMVGSPIEVIGSGRTDAGVHARGQVANFHTKSDMSLKEIHKYMNYYLPQDIVVKEVKEVSEKFHSRYNVKSKKYVCYIWNHWIPSAFHRKYSYHLSEKLDIALMQEASEKLLGTHDFIGFSSVKKTNKSTTRTIKEITITKEGNMVIFSFIGDGFLYNMVRIIMGTLIEIGLKQKKVSYIDEILESKTRSIAGKTLSPQGLFLEEVYY; encoded by the coding sequence ATGAGAAATATTAAACTGATAATAGAATATGATGGTAGTAGATATAGTGGCTGGCAAAGACTAAAAGGTGCCGATGAAACAATCCAAGGAAAATTGGAAGGTGTCCTCACTCAGATGGTAGGCTCCCCCATAGAGGTTATCGGATCAGGGCGAACTGATGCAGGTGTTCACGCTAGAGGCCAGGTGGCTAATTTTCACACCAAGTCTGATATGTCATTAAAAGAGATCCACAAATACATGAACTATTATTTGCCACAAGACATTGTCGTCAAAGAAGTAAAAGAAGTTTCAGAAAAATTTCATAGCCGCTATAATGTAAAGAGCAAAAAATATGTCTGCTATATTTGGAATCATTGGATCCCATCAGCTTTTCATAGAAAATATAGTTATCACCTTAGTGAAAAACTAGATATTGCATTGATGCAAGAGGCATCAGAAAAACTATTAGGAACCCATGATTTTATTGGTTTTTCTTCGGTTAAAAAAACCAACAAATCCACCACTCGGACCATTAAAGAAATAACCATTACTAAGGAAGGAAATATGGTCATATTTAGTTTTATTGGAGATGGTTTTCTATACAATATGGTTCGTATTATAATGGGTACTTTAATAGAAATTGGCCTGAAACAAAAAAAGGTCTCCTATATTGATGAAATACTAGAGAGCAAAACTAGGTCCATTGCCGGCAAAACACTTTCTCCTCAGGGTTTATTCTTAGAAGAAGTATATTATTAA
- a CDS encoding transporter substrate-binding domain-containing protein gives MIRKISIFLVIMMLFFMVGCATEEGNLTDTGTDPVEDVEVDVGDNDSTKDTLDEIKERGTLTFAMTGAYPPFNFIDEDGTLIGFDIDIADAIAEKIGVEAEPITVLWDGILTGLTSGRFDMIIGSMAITEERLKEVNFSHPYYYDGAQFFGREDLAVSDLSEIENASVGVVTGTTFQNFLVEMENVTDILQFESDVDNMRAVQQGRSDGLITGLLVGLHGIEKFDMPLAPIGDPLYIEEIGIAIRKDDIALLEAVNTALQEIIEDGTYEEISYKWFGTSILDN, from the coding sequence ATGATTAGAAAAATAAGTATATTCTTAGTTATAATGATGTTGTTTTTTATGGTTGGATGTGCCACAGAGGAGGGTAACCTAACAGATACAGGCACTGATCCAGTTGAGGATGTAGAAGTAGATGTTGGAGATAACGATTCAACTAAAGACACGCTAGATGAGATAAAAGAAAGAGGCACCTTGACGTTTGCTATGACGGGGGCATACCCGCCATTTAACTTTATTGATGAAGATGGAACACTGATAGGTTTTGATATTGATATTGCTGATGCCATTGCAGAAAAGATAGGTGTTGAAGCGGAACCCATAACTGTTTTATGGGATGGAATTCTTACAGGTCTAACCAGTGGGCGTTTTGATATGATTATTGGAAGTATGGCTATTACAGAAGAGAGGCTAAAAGAAGTTAATTTCTCACATCCATATTATTATGATGGTGCACAATTTTTCGGTAGGGAAGACCTTGCTGTTAGTGACCTATCAGAGATAGAGAATGCTTCTGTAGGTGTTGTTACAGGAACAACCTTCCAAAATTTCTTAGTAGAGATGGAGAACGTAACAGATATTTTACAGTTTGAAAGTGACGTAGACAATATGCGAGCAGTTCAACAAGGGAGATCAGATGGACTAATTACAGGATTATTAGTGGGACTACATGGTATTGAAAAATTTGATATGCCATTGGCACCTATAGGAGATCCTTTATATATTGAAGAAATCGGTATTGCTATAAGAAAAGACGATATAGCTTTATTAGAAGCAGTGAATACAGCTTTACAAGAAATCATAGAGGATGGTACTTATGAAGAAATCAGTTACAAGTGGTTCGGTACCAGTATACTAGACAACTAA
- a CDS encoding amino acid ABC transporter ATP-binding protein: protein MVEIKNLHKYFGKLQVLKGIHMKVEEGQVVCMIGSSGSGKSTLLRCINFLEKKNEGQIWIDGKEVMGKGKEINEIRQKVGMVFQRFNLFPHMTALENVMEGPLTIKKQEKNIVKKKALALLEKVGLSDKANQYPAMLSGGQQQRVAIARTLAMEPKVVLFDEPTSALDPELVGEVLAVMKDLAKEGMTMIIVTHEMRFAKDVSDQVIFLHEGIIAEEGTPKDIFENPQHERLKAFLGQIHF from the coding sequence ATGGTAGAAATTAAAAATTTACATAAATATTTTGGAAAACTACAGGTATTAAAAGGCATTCATATGAAAGTAGAAGAAGGGCAAGTTGTATGTATGATAGGATCTAGCGGCTCCGGAAAAAGTACCCTTCTTAGATGCATTAATTTTTTGGAAAAAAAGAACGAAGGGCAAATCTGGATCGATGGCAAAGAAGTGATGGGTAAGGGAAAAGAAATTAATGAAATTAGGCAAAAAGTAGGTATGGTGTTTCAACGATTTAACTTGTTTCCTCATATGACGGCTTTAGAGAATGTTATGGAGGGGCCTTTGACGATAAAAAAACAGGAAAAAAATATAGTAAAGAAAAAAGCATTAGCCCTGTTAGAAAAAGTAGGTTTATCAGATAAAGCCAATCAATATCCTGCGATGTTATCTGGAGGGCAACAGCAAAGGGTAGCTATAGCAAGAACTTTGGCGATGGAACCGAAGGTAGTGCTATTTGACGAGCCTACTTCTGCTTTAGATCCTGAGCTAGTGGGAGAAGTACTAGCTGTTATGAAGGACTTAGCAAAGGAAGGGATGACGATGATTATAGTAACCCATGAAATGAGGTTTGCTAAGGATGTATCAGACCAAGTAATTTTTTTACATGAAGGTATTATTGCAGAGGAAGGCACACCAAAAGATATTTTTGAGAATCCACAGCATGAAAGGTTAAAAGCCTTTTTAGGACAAATTCATTTTTAA
- the lipA gene encoding lipoyl synthase: MKTRPSWLTKKAADQKSFLKMEKLLKDLALNTVCGEADCPNIGECFQKKTATFMILGKTCTRNCGFCAVSKGIPEAIKTEEAVSVAIAVNKLNLRHVVITSVTRDDLQDGGAQHFVDTINEIRKCNKNVTIEVLIPDFKGNKKSIQKVIDAEPEIINHNLETVPVLYSEIRSGASYTRSLGLLKQVKESNKKIITKTGMMLGLGERREEVLEVMDDLRKIDCDVLTLGQYLKPTEGHIDVEEYISPERFSVYKEIALKKGFKFVESGPFVRSSYQAVNIIEGMF; this comes from the coding sequence ATGAAGACAAGACCATCATGGTTGACTAAAAAAGCAGCAGATCAAAAAAGTTTTTTGAAAATGGAAAAATTATTAAAGGATTTAGCATTAAATACGGTTTGTGGGGAGGCGGATTGCCCAAATATCGGGGAATGTTTTCAGAAAAAAACGGCTACATTTATGATTTTAGGAAAAACATGTACAAGAAACTGTGGGTTCTGTGCAGTCTCTAAAGGAATACCAGAAGCTATAAAAACAGAGGAAGCAGTCAGCGTTGCTATAGCAGTAAACAAACTAAACTTAAGACATGTGGTGATTACTTCGGTAACACGGGATGATTTGCAGGATGGGGGTGCACAGCATTTTGTAGATACTATAAATGAAATCAGGAAATGCAATAAAAATGTTACTATTGAGGTACTGATACCGGACTTTAAAGGAAACAAAAAATCTATACAAAAAGTAATAGATGCTGAACCTGAGATTATTAATCATAATTTAGAAACTGTACCTGTGCTATATAGTGAAATAAGATCAGGGGCAAGCTATACTCGATCATTAGGTCTGTTAAAACAAGTGAAGGAAAGTAATAAAAAAATTATTACGAAAACTGGAATGATGCTGGGTTTAGGGGAAAGGAGAGAGGAGGTACTAGAAGTGATGGATGATTTACGGAAAATAGATTGTGATGTTTTGACCCTTGGGCAGTATTTAAAACCAACAGAGGGACATATAGATGTAGAAGAATACATTTCTCCAGAGCGCTTCAGTGTTTATAAGGAAATAGCTCTTAAAAAAGGGTTTAAATTTGTTGAGAGTGGGCCTTTTGTAAGAAGTTCTTATCAAGCTGTGAATATAATTGAGGGAATGTTTTAA
- a CDS encoding sensor histidine kinase — MSIKLKLIVLVLIVLIPLITLQLAGIKKNYEENLREELESSIKFAQAIDVSFMNYLEESWTQQYAVGLAILANPQWGREEIKDYISRVFLEKRTLKGYAWISPEGFSIVSATSNLTGVNVQHMEFYQRIIQGEEKVVSNIRKSIKDDTIIIHIARGIYEGDVLKGIMLGIMDVEKLSYILNLECASESARFGLVDRAGMVVYRHGYPYIPLEEREVHPDSPTWRALKGEVVPSRGAYCRFDDENRLGGFYPITEIGWVSYHTKSIDEVLGHIRRHAKIDIAILILTSVVSLLLATILGNKYTNSIMKLRNAAEEIARGNLTIKTELTGEDEIAVTSQAFNRMAKEINYQISQRDEIARLKTQFFSTVSHELKTPINIILGAVQLMENMDNMDKESKDKYINMQKQNSYRLLRLINNLIDINKIEGKQFTVNFINCDIVKLAEDITMSVVEYTKLKDIELIFDTDVEEKMIAVDPDKIERILLNLLSNAIKFTEAEGRIEVSIHDKEDTIEISVKDDGIGIPKEMHQSIFRYFTQVDGPTHRKAEGSGIGLSLVKSLVHMHKGRVKVESVLGEGSEFTVELPVRLVEDSIHVSKETTFANVERINIEFSDIYT, encoded by the coding sequence ATGAGTATAAAACTCAAGCTTATCGTATTGGTATTAATTGTACTTATTCCCCTAATTACACTGCAACTGGCAGGAATTAAAAAGAACTACGAGGAAAATCTTCGAGAAGAATTAGAATCTAGCATAAAGTTTGCACAAGCCATCGACGTGTCGTTTATGAACTACCTTGAGGAAAGTTGGACACAACAATATGCAGTAGGATTAGCTATTTTAGCAAATCCACAATGGGGCAGGGAAGAAATTAAAGATTATATTAGTCGTGTTTTTTTAGAAAAAAGAACGCTAAAAGGATATGCATGGATTAGTCCAGAAGGATTTAGCATTGTAAGCGCTACCAGTAATTTAACTGGTGTCAATGTGCAACACATGGAATTCTATCAACGCATTATCCAGGGAGAAGAAAAGGTAGTATCTAATATAAGGAAAAGTATTAAGGATGATACCATTATTATTCATATAGCAAGGGGAATTTATGAGGGAGATGTACTAAAAGGGATCATGCTTGGTATTATGGATGTAGAGAAACTTAGTTATATTTTAAACCTTGAATGTGCTTCTGAGTCGGCAAGGTTTGGATTAGTTGATCGTGCAGGGATGGTAGTCTATAGACATGGCTATCCTTATATCCCTCTTGAAGAAAGGGAGGTTCATCCTGATTCTCCCACATGGAGGGCCCTTAAGGGAGAGGTTGTACCATCTAGGGGCGCCTACTGTAGGTTTGATGATGAAAATCGTTTAGGAGGATTTTATCCTATTACAGAGATAGGGTGGGTAAGCTACCATACGAAATCAATTGACGAAGTATTGGGTCATATTAGAAGACATGCAAAAATAGATATTGCTATTCTGATCTTAACATCAGTAGTATCCCTTTTATTAGCTACAATATTAGGTAATAAATACACCAATTCTATAATGAAGCTAAGAAATGCTGCAGAGGAAATCGCTAGAGGAAACTTAACGATAAAAACAGAGCTTACAGGGGAGGATGAGATAGCAGTAACTAGTCAAGCCTTCAATCGAATGGCAAAGGAGATCAATTATCAAATCTCTCAAAGAGATGAGATTGCTAGACTAAAAACGCAGTTTTTTTCAACAGTATCTCATGAACTTAAGACACCCATCAATATTATTTTAGGGGCAGTGCAGCTTATGGAGAATATGGATAACATGGATAAAGAATCAAAAGATAAATACATAAATATGCAGAAACAGAACAGTTATAGACTCTTAAGGTTGATAAATAACCTTATAGATATAAATAAAATTGAAGGTAAACAATTTACAGTTAATTTCATCAATTGTGATATAGTGAAGCTGGCAGAAGATATAACAATGTCTGTTGTGGAATATACAAAGCTTAAGGACATTGAATTAATATTCGACACCGATGTTGAAGAAAAAATGATAGCAGTTGATCCCGATAAGATTGAAAGAATCCTGCTAAACCTTTTATCAAACGCAATTAAGTTTACTGAAGCTGAAGGAAGGATAGAGGTAAGCATACATGATAAGGAAGATACAATAGAGATTTCTGTTAAAGATGATGGAATAGGTATCCCTAAGGAAATGCATCAATCAATTTTTAGATATTTTACTCAAGTAGATGGTCCTACACATAGAAAAGCCGAGGGCAGCGGAATTGGTCTTTCTTTAGTAAAATCTCTTGTACATATGCATAAAGGAAGAGTTAAAGTTGAGAGTGTACTAGGAGAAGGAAGTGAATTTACTGTAGAATTACCAGTAAGATTAGTAGAGGATTCTATTCACGTTTCAAAAGAAACAACTTTTGCTAATGTAGAAAGGATAAATATTGAATTTTCTGATATTTACACATAG
- a CDS encoding amino acid ABC transporter permease: MVITYAPRFLPGVKMTLQLSFFSILLGTVFGLVATMLKMTKIKPLMKTIDIYISIVRGTPLLLQLIFIFQALPEVGIRFSPFISAVIGLAFHNGAYISEIFRGAIESIDSGQKEAARSLGMTKWQAMRRVTLPQAFKRSVPALGNQFIIAIKDSSLASVITITEILMLTRQYTAATFNPWPMFFIAGCYYMIITIGLSKALLRVEKRLKVYER; this comes from the coding sequence GTGGTTATAACATATGCTCCAAGGTTTTTACCAGGTGTGAAGATGACTCTGCAATTATCATTCTTTTCAATTTTACTGGGAACGGTTTTTGGATTAGTTGCCACTATGCTGAAAATGACAAAGATCAAACCCTTAATGAAAACCATTGACATTTATATAAGTATTGTTAGAGGAACACCTTTATTATTACAATTAATATTTATTTTTCAAGCCCTTCCTGAAGTTGGAATTAGGTTTTCTCCCTTTATATCTGCTGTTATTGGATTAGCTTTTCATAATGGTGCCTATATTAGTGAAATATTTAGAGGTGCTATTGAATCTATTGACTCTGGGCAAAAAGAAGCAGCTAGATCTTTAGGGATGACCAAGTGGCAGGCTATGAGACGGGTAACGCTACCTCAAGCGTTTAAAAGATCTGTGCCAGCTTTGGGAAATCAGTTCATTATTGCTATTAAAGATTCTTCTTTAGCTAGTGTTATCACAATAACAGAAATTTTGATGCTGACAAGGCAGTATACGGCTGCTACCTTTAATCCATGGCCCATGTTTTTTATTGCAGGATGCTACTATATGATTATTACTATAGGCTTATCTAAAGCATTGTTAAGGGTAGAAAAACGATTAAAGGTCTATGAGAGGTGA